The Shewanella mesophila genome contains the following window.
AGATGACAATCACAAATAGCGTGTTAATCTGCCTCAGGAGTCAATCAATGGAGTATGACAATGACAAATTCAACCCCCTCAGTACATCCAACCGCGGTTATCAAACCGAGTGCATCTGCTCGGCCTATTATTCTTGATTGTGATCCTGGCCATGATGACGCGATTTCCCTCATCTTGGCGCTGAGCAGCACTCAGCTCAATCCATTGGCGGTAACTACAAGTGCGGGGAATCAGACCCCAGATAAGACCCTCAATAATGCGCTGCGCATCCTGACATTACTTAATCGTTCGGATATTCCTGTTGCTGGCGGCGCAATAAAACCCTTAGCGCGCGAACTCATCATTGCCGACAATGTTCATGGTGAAAGCGGTCTCGATGGCCCCAAACTACCCGATCCTGCTTTTACGGCTGTCAAGCAAAATGCCATAGAACTGATCGCACAAAAAGTGAGCCAAAGTAGCGAACCTGTAACGCTTATTCCGTCGGGACCTCTTACTAACATCGCACTATTTATTGCTAATTATCCTGAACTACACCATAAGATTGAGCGCATAGTCCTGATGGGCGGTGCGGCAGGCGTCGGCAATTGGACCCCAGCGGCAGAATTCAACATCTTCGTCGATCCTGAAG
Protein-coding sequences here:
- the rihA gene encoding pyrimidine-specific ribonucleoside hydrolase RihA; the encoded protein is MTNSTPSVHPTAVIKPSASARPIILDCDPGHDDAISLILALSSTQLNPLAVTTSAGNQTPDKTLNNALRILTLLNRSDIPVAGGAIKPLARELIIADNVHGESGLDGPKLPDPAFTAVKQNAIELIAQKVSQSSEPVTLIPSGPLTNIALFIANYPELHHKIERIVLMGGAAGVGNWTPAAEFNIFVDPEAADMVFKSGIPITMCGLDVTHQAQIMDEDIERIRQIPNPVAQCVAELLDFFMIYHRDPKWGFTGAPLHDPCTIAWLLKPELFTAQDCWVAVETKGEHTQGMTLVDRYLLTDKPSNATVLFDIDREGFVDLIVECLTAYNQ